The Oryza sativa Japonica Group chromosome 11, ASM3414082v1 DNA window cgtcggcgagctGCAGTCGCTGGAGGCGCCTCCACCCGACCTGCCGCTCTGCTAGTGCCTCGACCAACACATCAAATTAATCACCTCTTAATCTCTTATGTTATTGTTAGCAGCTGATTAATCATTTGGAGATCAGCATtactcaattaattacatgTATCATTTTTCACATTTGATTCATTAAGAAGAGAACAGCATTCACTTCAACGCCCAATTGCATGTATAAGTATAACAACAATACAGATTGAAGTTTGTTGCATGCATGTATCAAGAAAAGTCCTTACctcggagagagagaaagatatTCACCTGAAAGATTATTAATGGGTTAATTATCTCCTGGAAAAGAGCTGCTAAGGACAAAACTACAAGTGAGCTTGATAAATGACAGATTCACTTCATCGGTATGTCATACACAACACTACTCTGTTGCATGCGAATTGTGAATTGCATCTCTTATGCTATTAGCAACTGATTAATCATTTATTTGGAGGCATTGAATTGCATGTACCatcatttttcatatttgttcATGATCAAGAAACGGCATTCTCATTAACACAGATTGCTGAGGTTGCATGTATCAATAGAAATCCACACCTGCCAAATTCACCTCAGAGAATGGTCTATCTCCTGCCTGAAGAGCTGATAAATACAGCACTGAACTCGACCACTGAGAGATTCAGTTCGTTCATTTGTCGCACACAACACAAACTGAAAGTCAATTTTTCTTTCATTTGCCTCTTTATACTCTTAGAGTATACAGAAAATATGAAAAAGTTATTTCATTGGTTTCTTCATGCACTTTCTCACACCAGCAACCATACCAGCCACTAGCTTCTAAATAATAGCTTTTATGCTCTCATGTGCATCCTTCAACTATCTATCACACACAAACTACTGTACATGTATCACACACCAGCACTGTACATGTTTCAAGAAATACAAATATGTGTAACTGCAATGGCCGCTCCCCCAGCCTCCCAGGGAACAAAAAAATTGATCAAGTCAAGAGAAATaataaaagagaaacaaaaCAATTGACCAATTCATTATGTATTGAGAGCATCGCAGGTAACTCCATAACTTCCACTCTAGTATGCTTTTCACTTTTCACTTGGGGGGAAATGATCGATTCTTATACCGAGGTGGCCTCATCTCATTTTCAGGGGCATCACTCTTGCCGCTGCTGCTCTTGCCTCTTAATGGCTCGGTCTCTGAATTATTAGAGATGTGGTTCTGTCGTTGTCTTCTTTCCTGCAAATCAATTGACATGTGTTTAATTCATGAGGCAATGACAGAATAAAGCCATGATTTCCTTATGGTAGACATTAATACCATGTTATGCAATGCTCTTTATGTCCGATAATGCTGATAAGACAGgtatataggatacaatcaaatAGGATTGCTCATGTTGTCCATCTGTCACTAATTTTACTGTGAGATGAACATTGGATGTACTTATAACACAATATAGCACGAATATGCATGATTTCCAGGTAAATCACTAATCGTACTCTTTAGGTAAAGGAAGAGTTTAGAGCTACAGCCTTTGCATCTGATATGCACACAGCTATatgatatatatgtatgcacatttatttttgaaacgaATCAAACCTCTTGAGGAATGGGTTCATTAGAGTCCAACATCCGGACCACCTGGTCCATCCTTGGTCTCTTCTCAGCATTCAAATCGATGCACCTCAGAGCTGTCAAAAGGGCACGTTTGAGCTCCTTTGTCGATGGTCTTCTCTCCAGGTTTGGATCAACAACTTCTTCAGATCGTCTGTGGGCAACCATCATTTTAAGCCAGTCAACTAGGTTTACCTACAAAAGATCAGTAGTGTGTTACAGTACTTGTCAAATCATAAGTTCATAGCTTCTTGATTGCTTAACAAGTGATTGTAGTTGCATGCTTTTATGTAATAACTTGGTACTGAacaatacagaaaaaaaatcaacaagtaTTACCTCATCTGTAGGGCGATCATAGTCAATGGGATCTCTACCTGTAATAGCTTCCAGCAGAACCACCCCAAAACTGTAGACATCACTCTTTTCATTCAAAAGTCCACTGTTAGCATACTCAGGCGCGACATAGCTGCAAAATAATAACACAATGTTGAGTACCATTAGTGATTAGCACCAACAGAATTTTTCTGAAATTACAGTGGCCAAGATTTGAACGTAATACAAAGAGAACATGCCTCAATTTATTATACAAAGGCATGAAAAACTTACCCAAAAGTACCCATAACTCGAGTAGCAATATGACTTTTACCAGCACCTAGCATCTTGGCCAAACCAAAGTCAGATATTTTGGCGTTAAACTCATCATCAATCAATATATTACTGGCCTTGATATCACGATGCACAACTTTTGGTTCAATTGCCTCATGTAAGTAAGCAAGGCTGCAAATGTGGTGGTTCGTACAAAATTAGTATTTACCAAGCAGTAAGATGATACAATCTATACTTGTTTTATATTCATGATAGTATAGACAACGACTACTTGTGAACAGTACTGACTAGTAAGCCTTTAATCACAAAGCTGTCAAGATTGTAACATGCACAACAGTTTTTAATAGAGCAGCTATCAAGACTGGATGTGCTTGTGTGAATCAATCAGAAGGCGACATTTTTAGTTCTAAGGCATTTAATGGAATAGATATAGATCCAATCAGTTCACAGTTTGCACCACGCAAAATCACAAATACAATGTTGACAGCAAACAATTGATCTAGAATGGACATTTGAATCCACAAGAAGCAATAGATTAGACTCAGTGATGGAGTTACTCACGCCTTTGCAGTACCCAAAAGAATTTTCATGCGCGCTAGCCAAGTGAGAGAACTATATTGGGATAACTCTCCATGTAACCAACTTTCGAGATTCCCATTGTTGACATACTCATACACAAGCATCCTGATTATCAACGCACAACAAACAATTTCAGTTGAGACACAACAGGTCATAGTCTAAGCAATGAATCCTAATAATACCCATACCTTTGAGTGCCTTCAACACAGTACCCCAAAAGGCGAACCAAATTCTTGTGTCGGACATGACCAATTGCTTCAACTTCCACTCTGAATTCTCTCTCAGCTTGTCCTCTGCCCAAGGCAAGTGGTCATAGCTTAAGTAAAAGGAAGGACAACAAACTAACCAATGCACTGCCACTGCATCACCAAAGAATTGTTATaagaaaaaacgaaaaataCTCACAGATTGTTAAGGATTTTTTTGACAGCCACTGGGGTGCCATTTGATAATCTGCCACGGTAGACAACACCATATCCACCCTCACCAATTACATTATCCTTTGAAAAACAGTTGGTTGCAAGTTCCAGATCCCTGAGAGTGAACCAATGACCCCAGCCAAGGTAAGAGAACTCAGGTAAGCCTGGCAACAGAACAGAGTCGACGGGAGCATGCGAGGAAGACTGTTCACATGTGGAAACAGATTGAATTACATCATAGTTGTCCACGTAATGAAGAGGAACAGGACTGTTTTCTTCTCCTTGTATCGTCTTGTCCTCTTGAGCAAACTGATTCACATCTTTATCCACTGGTTCAACAGGTTCATTCTGAATGGCGAGTAGAAGCCCATCATGTACAACGAAATCATTGGGCAAAAATTCGTCCACTGCCCTCACTTCCTTGATATCTTTGGATGCAGAAGGTATTTGGGTAATTGGAATTTCCTTGAATGTCCTACGTGACCGTTTGATCCAAGTTTGTAAGGTGAGGCATACAATAAGTATGAGAAGAACACCAAGTAGGGATGCTCCAACAGATATCCCAATTACAACCCAAAGTTTCAGGCCAAAAACAATTGTTCTCTCATGAAGAGAATCTGTCAGAGTGGAGTTTGATGACATCTTCGGATCATCAAGTACCTAGATGGGGAAGATAAGAACATGTCACTCACAAATGCAAATCACCATTCCCTCAAACATAAAAGGAGTGCATTTCTGCAACAGCATATAACACATGCCATGACAGTAAAGTAGAAAGAAATAATCAAAAAGAGTTACGTACATATAAGCTTGCTAGCCGATCAAATGTTCTTAGTGTTGCCACAAAGACAAGGCATGAATGTTTAACAGAATGGTCAGGAACACTACAACTCGTTGAGTCGGCAACACTAGTGGTCATGAGAAAGCTACATGGTAGCAACCAGATAATGACCATGAGTTCAAGACAACACATCGCCATTTGGACAGTATCAATTATCAATGAAGCAGGTCTGACCTGTCAACTACCGTTCCCACTTATTGTTCAGAATCGAACAGCTACAGGTTGACATAATTAATTGACATAGATGATTACAGGCGTTTGAAGATGTAAGTTAAATTGGCCACTAGATCTTACCAAGGGAAAAAATACTAGTAAATATGGGCTACCATTGCAACAGTTGGAAAGATAGAATATTTACAGAGGCAGTCAACTTGGAGTGGatgacaagaaagaaagaaagagtaaCCAACCTTTGGTGAGGAACCAGAAATTGGCCTTCAAGAAGTGAATACGGTAGTGAATGCTGAAGAGCGACCTGAATCCAGAGCCATGGGGAGTGGCAGGCAGAGGAGAAACCTGTAGATCAGAGGAAGGGGTATCCACGCATCTGAGAGTAGGGGGGAATGggaatggaggaagaagaaagcaaATGTGGACGCATACCTGAGCGAGATCCAGACGCAGGAAGAAGAGAAAGCTTGCACTTTGGAGATTGCTTGCTTGGTGCAGGACTGCAGGTGAGGTAGGGGTGATAAGAAGACGACGATAGTGGTGGAGtgtggcagcagcggcggcaggaggagaggagttatcAGGTGGGTAGGTGATGGGAGTGATGGAGAAGAAACCAACCTTATTacgctttcttttttttttcctcccaagGATTAGACTTGCACTGCAAAAACAATTCCAAGATTTGGGTTCCGTTCCTATGGATTCAATCACAAGGAACCAGTCACAGCGAAATCTGCGACGGAAGAATGggtacgacggcggcgagcttggTTTCCCTGAGATTGCTCGCCTCCGCTTGAGGCCGCCACCTGCTCGAGGCCCCCCGCTGCAGCTTCTGCCTGCTCCCACTGCCGACTGgcggaggctgcggcggcgcccgTTGGCTGGAGTCTCTGCCGACGCGGCCGGCTTCCCTGCTGGACCTCGCGCAGTCGCGCTGTgtgtgttttctttctttttcttttttttctttttattattttgagaTGACGTACTCGCGCTGTGAGATTTATAAGGAGCGAGCCCAAACGGATTAATAACGTGTTTTCGAGTGATCGACTAATTTATTAACAACTACCGATAGTAAAATGATAGCGGCGGAGCAAAGGTGACCGCTTGATCTGACCAAGAACTCCGCCACTTTGTTTTTATTGGGCTCTAATGCAAACTAATAAAGGAAAACTTAATACTATATTCCTAATTTATAAGGACAATAGTATTAATTTTTTCTTTCTAGTTTGCATTAGAGCccaataaaaaatatgtggCTTTACATATATGCCTTGTATTTATGTCTAACATATACCAATATGCATGCTAGGATGGAGAAGAAAAGGGAGAAGGATTTGAGAAAGTGTATTTTCATCCCTCGTTTCTTGCATATCACTTAAATAgccattaaaaattttataaaattgaccagatagattaatatgaaaaatatcactccacaaacatgcaagcaaggtcaaattcaaattctacaatgttaacaaatataaccgtgaatatatgttaactaTTTTCAATTTAATATATTCTTTTTGTTGTaatttgtagaagttaaatttagcatacacatataaaagttcaatttaatttgttcttATTGATCTTCGTTCATTTCTTTCAAAATCCGTTCGAGCCTGCTCAGGATGTAGTTGTTGATTGCCGGGCATTGTATTCCTTGCCTTTTAACCGATCCTTGCAGGTGATTCTGGAGTTTGGTCACATTGAACCCCTTAACTCTCTTGTGGCACGCTAAGCAGCGGCCGTCATCTTTTCCAAGCCTCTCCCCAAGCTCCCAGACCCTGCTTACTTGGTGACCTCTAACCTTTCCCCCAATTTGTGGCCTGCAAATTCAGTGTTTACTAGTTTATAAATCGATCATAAGTGACAATGAGAACACTACactaattaattagtattaAACAATCAATTGTTGTGTGCGTGCAGTACTAGTATATTGCAATAGGCAGAGGAGCATGTTAGTTAATTCAATGCAACAAATTAAGTTTAATTACCTGTATGCCGGGAAATAAAGCTTCAAATAGTCATGGATCGCATGGCAGGTGTTCTCCATATGGGTCGTAGCTTCATCTTCTCCCCTGCAACAACACAGATCAATTATCAGCACAACACACACGTAATGcaattatattaattattatatatggaAGATTATTAACAACTGAAAAGATCGAGTGCTAGTAGCCAAGTGACACTTACAATGGAGTATCTCTCTTTGCATTAACCCAATCCCGGATTTCTTTCAAAACACCACCGTTGACAAAGGCACTTCCGGTATCTCCTGAATAAATGGACTCAATTTTGTCATGATAATAGCGCATTGCAGCAGCAGTATTGCCAGAACGCATCAgccttagagcacccgcaatggtaaagtaaggtgttatctataaaacatgtatatcttagcaatagactagattaatagtcaTCTCAATAGTAtatctacatgggtatctatatcTCTCatacattgcctcgtttttctctatagattatctctaagttagtagatagttttgttctctctcttcatttaatatcttccatgtaagaaaatatgctgacatagatctcttgtagagagtctatagataaccattgtgggtgttCTTAGGTACTCGCAAAATAACGATCTCGGGATGAGCAACATAAATGTCTTGGGGTGGCGCGTCAGGTACAGGGCCATTGATGGCTTCACCATTACGGACCATGCGCGTCAGCCGCCGCAGAGCTCCCTCCCAACGATGTTGTTCCAACAAATTATCCAAACTCAGCCTGCACCATGTAGTAGAAACCAAGAggttatatataattttgtggTGTGAGCTGGTGCAACGTTTAGTTGACTAGCTAGAATGTCAAATATATGAATGAATCTGCTTGCATGCAAGTAGTCTCACTTGTCATCCTCATCTTGATGTGGCTCAACTGGATTTTGCTGATCTGCAGCGGCTTCTGGTTGGGCTTTCACCAGTTGCTCTAATTCATCAAGGGCTTCTTGTTCTATCAGCTCTGCAACCGCAGCGTCTATCTCCTGATGCACTTGTATCCCTCCGCCAGGCAATTCCAAGATCTCAGGTTGTTTCTCTTCTATTATCAACCTGCAAATAATTAAGTAAAAGAGCATACTGATGCATTTTCAACTTGCTATATAATACTCCAATTAGTTTAGTGCTTATATATGTCAgtacgtgtgtgtatatatataggtaaattaactggtgctacatggagtatgggctccaagattcaaattgagtatatacacaatttgaatgagtatgaaatttttttaaatgtttagatatgaacattaacttctttactaacaactttgaactgagtttgaatttttttttgttcaatttTAGTTCTAGGTgtataacatccaaacatataattcgttaggtatgtaataataaattgtgaaataaagttgagtttgagttgttttgttgttaggtatttgtatgaatcaaattcatatacctaggtatatactcacaatttaaaattttttaaaaatttgagagaatttgtgtgttttataccttaGAACCCGGGCACCATAAAGTCCCATATAGGTATCCTATATAGGTATATAGTAAGTACATATGTACTAAACCTGATATACATAAGCAgttaactaatatatatatatatagttaactGCTTATGTATATCAGGTTTAGTACGTATGTACTTACTGTAGGATCTGCTGGCGTTCATCGTTTTCTCCTGAGTATGCCTCTTTCTCGTTGGCGGTGAAGCCCCACAAATGAGACCTATAATCACTCATAAACAAAGGGAATTATTAACCAAGTAGTGTAGTTTGCATGCATCCTACGACACGGTGCAAGCATCAAAATTCTAGCTTTTTATATGCCTATAATGCAGTACTCAATTATCAACTAAAATTTATACTCTCCCTCCAAATATGTCACATCCTATAttaagttaatttattttgggacggagggaatataatCCAGCATAATCTCCccatttaaaaataaaccaaccTAAGTAACGATGTGACATAAACTAGCTAATAAATCTAAAAATAGGGTTGTTCAGATTTGTTGCACTAGGTTGTGTTACATTTTTGGTTTATTtcaggacggagggagtatatatacatgtgtgtgagatagctagctagtaggAAGTATCGTATACTTAATAATATATCTTCTAATACACAGTATATGATATGATGTGTAACACCGA harbors:
- the LOC4349567 gene encoding probable receptor-like protein kinase At5g18500 isoform X2 is translated as MSSNSTLTDSLHERTIVFGLKLWVVIGISVGASLLGVLLILIVCLTLQTWIKRSRRTFKEIPITQIPSASKDIKEVRAVDEFLPNDFVVHDGLLLAIQNEPVEPVDKDVNQFAQEDKTIQGEENSPVPLHYVDNYDVIQSVSTCEQSSSHAPVDSVLLPGLPEFSYLGWGHWFTLRDLELATNCFSKDNVIGEGGYGVVYRGRLSNGTPVAVKKILNNLGQAEREFRVEVEAIGHVRHKNLVRLLGYCVEGTQRMLVYEYVNNGNLESWLHGELSQYSSLTWLARMKILLGTAKALAYLHEAIEPKVVHRDIKASNILIDDEFNAKISDFGLAKMLGAGKSHIATRVMGTFGYVAPEYANSGLLNEKSDVYSFGVVLLEAITGRDPIDYDRPTDEVNLVDWLKMMVAHRRSEEVVDPNLERRPSTKELKRALLTALRCIDLNAEKRPRMDQVVRMLDSNEPIPQEERRQRQNHISNNSETEPLRGKSSSGKSDAPENEMRPPRYKNRSFPPK
- the LOC4349567 gene encoding probable receptor-like protein kinase At5g18500 isoform X1; the encoded protein is MAMCCLELMVIIWLLPCSFLMTTSVADSTSCSVPDHSVKHSCLVFVATLRTFDRLASLYVLDDPKMSSNSTLTDSLHERTIVFGLKLWVVIGISVGASLLGVLLILIVCLTLQTWIKRSRRTFKEIPITQIPSASKDIKEVRAVDEFLPNDFVVHDGLLLAIQNEPVEPVDKDVNQFAQEDKTIQGEENSPVPLHYVDNYDVIQSVSTCEQSSSHAPVDSVLLPGLPEFSYLGWGHWFTLRDLELATNCFSKDNVIGEGGYGVVYRGRLSNGTPVAVKKILNNLGQAEREFRVEVEAIGHVRHKNLVRLLGYCVEGTQRMLVYEYVNNGNLESWLHGELSQYSSLTWLARMKILLGTAKALAYLHEAIEPKVVHRDIKASNILIDDEFNAKISDFGLAKMLGAGKSHIATRVMGTFGYVAPEYANSGLLNEKSDVYSFGVVLLEAITGRDPIDYDRPTDEVNLVDWLKMMVAHRRSEEVVDPNLERRPSTKELKRALLTALRCIDLNAEKRPRMDQVVRMLDSNEPIPQEERRQRQNHISNNSETEPLRGKSSSGKSDAPENEMRPPRYKNRSFPPK